Proteins from one Crocosphaera sp. UHCC 0190 genomic window:
- a CDS encoding GNAT family N-acetyltransferase — protein sequence MIEILTPRLKLREWKEEDKEPFFCLSSDPKVMEFMPKLLSKEESNSLVERIKIHFQEHGYGLFSVELLNENTFIGFIGLYIPRFQTYFTPCVEIGWRLAYKYWGKGYATEGAKAVLNYGFNQLQLSEIVSFTVPNNVRSRRVMEKIGMTFFDYFDHPLLPVGHPLSKHVLYKKKQ from the coding sequence ATGATAGAAATTTTAACACCTAGATTAAAATTAAGAGAATGGAAAGAAGAAGATAAAGAACCTTTTTTTTGCTTAAGTTCTGATCCAAAAGTTATGGAATTTATGCCAAAACTATTATCGAAAGAAGAAAGTAATAGTTTGGTTGAACGCATTAAAATACATTTTCAAGAGCATGGATATGGTTTATTTTCGGTAGAATTATTAAATGAAAATACTTTCATCGGATTTATTGGTTTATATATTCCTCGTTTTCAAACTTATTTTACGCCCTGTGTAGAAATTGGCTGGCGTTTAGCTTATAAATATTGGGGAAAGGGTTACGCAACAGAAGGAGCAAAAGCTGTCCTGAATTATGGATTTAATCAATTACAATTATCAGAAATTGTCTCATTTACGGTGCCTAATAATGTTCGTTCTCGTCGGGTTATGGAAAAAATTGGGATGACATTTTTTGATTACTTTGATCATCCTTTATTACCCGTAGGACATCCTTTAAGCAAGCACGTTTTATATAAAAAGAAACAGTGA
- a CDS encoding NAD(P)/FAD-dependent oxidoreductase, translating to MNSQSLETQAKIVIIGGGFGGLYAAKDLNHTPVEVTLIDKRNFHLFQPLLYQVATGILSPADISSPLRLVLRQHKNTKVLLDHAVDLDPQNKQVILADHEPIPYDILVLATGVSHHYFGNDQWSTLAPGLKTIEDAIEIRRRIFMAFEAAEKETDPVKRQAWLTFVIVGGGPTGVELAGAIAEIAHSAMSGDFRSIDSKEAKILLIEGLDRVLPPYPPELSAKAAEDLRNLGVTVQTQSMVTDINDHIVTVRQGEQIKQIASRTILWAAGVKASKMGKVLAERTGAELDRAGRVIVEPDLSVPGYSDIFVLGDLANFPHQGERPLPGVAPVAMQQGAYIAKLIKKRLQGESLPPFHYDDYGNMAVIGMNKAVVNLGFTKFSGFLAWFIWVWAHIYYLIEFDNKLVVMVQWGWNYFTRGRGARLITGEGEGKLKVKPQEMPSEPIETVTPVIR from the coding sequence ATGAATAGTCAATCTTTGGAAACTCAAGCAAAAATTGTAATTATCGGTGGTGGCTTTGGCGGCTTATATGCGGCCAAAGATCTCAACCATACCCCTGTTGAAGTTACCCTCATTGATAAGCGAAATTTCCATCTTTTTCAACCCCTGCTTTATCAGGTTGCGACAGGAATTTTGTCTCCGGCTGATATTTCTTCCCCGTTGCGCTTGGTGTTACGTCAGCACAAAAATACTAAGGTTTTGTTAGATCATGCCGTTGATCTTGATCCTCAAAATAAACAGGTTATATTAGCCGATCATGAACCCATTCCCTATGACATTTTGGTGTTGGCCACGGGAGTCAGTCATCATTATTTTGGCAATGATCAGTGGTCTACTTTGGCCCCTGGCTTAAAAACGATTGAAGATGCGATCGAAATTCGTCGCCGCATTTTTATGGCCTTTGAAGCTGCGGAAAAGGAAACTGATCCCGTAAAACGTCAAGCTTGGTTAACTTTTGTTATTGTGGGTGGTGGCCCCACCGGAGTCGAATTAGCGGGGGCGATCGCGGAAATTGCTCACAGTGCGATGAGTGGAGATTTTCGCAGTATTGATTCCAAAGAAGCCAAAATTTTGTTGATTGAAGGATTAGATCGGGTCTTACCTCCCTATCCTCCTGAATTATCGGCCAAAGCGGCTGAGGACTTGAGAAATTTAGGCGTAACAGTCCAAACTCAATCTATGGTCACGGATATCAATGACCACATTGTGACAGTGCGTCAAGGGGAACAAATCAAACAAATTGCTTCCCGTACCATTTTATGGGCCGCCGGGGTGAAAGCGTCGAAAATGGGTAAAGTTTTGGCTGAACGCACAGGGGCCGAACTTGATCGGGCCGGACGGGTGATCGTCGAACCTGATTTAAGTGTACCAGGCTACTCTGATATCTTTGTTTTGGGTGATTTAGCTAATTTTCCCCACCAAGGGGAACGGCCTTTACCTGGGGTTGCACCCGTGGCTATGCAGCAGGGAGCATACATCGCTAAATTAATCAAAAAACGCCTTCAAGGGGAGTCCTTACCCCCATTTCACTATGATGATTATGGCAATATGGCGGTCATTGGTATGAATAAGGCGGTGGTTAATTTAGGATTTACCAAATTCTCAGGGTTTCTTGCTTGGTTTATTTGGGTTTGGGCCCATATTTACTATCTCATTGAATTTGATAATAAATTGGTGGTGATGGTGCAATGGGGTTGGAATTATTTCACCCGTGGCCGTGGGGCCCGTTTAATTACGGGAGAAGGAGAAGGAAAACTCAAGGTTAAACCCCAAGAAATGCCATCTGAACCAATAGAAACCGTAACCCCTGTCATTCGCTAA
- a CDS encoding polyribonucleotide nucleotidyltransferase, which produces MQEFDKSISFDGRDIRLKLGLLAPQAGGAVLIQSGDTAVLVTATRAKGREGIDFLPLIVDYEERLYAAGRIPGGFLRREGRPPERAILISRLIDRPLRPLFPNWLRDDIQIIATTLSMDEEVPPDVLAVTGASIAVIQAQIPFYGPMAAVRVGLVGDDFIINPTYREVENGDLDLVVAGSPDGVVMVEAGANQLPEQDVIEAIDFGYEAVRDLIKAQQEVMEELGLELTKAEPPAINEVLEGFIRDRTADSIKKVLVQYDFDKAKRDAALDEIKDTAITSAIAELPEEDPVKVAATEEPKAVGNLYKDLTKKLMRSQIINEGVRVDGRKLDDVRPISCRVGLLPPRVHGSGLFNRGLTQVLSLATLGTPGDAQDLGDDLHPEDEKRYLHHYNFPPFSVGETKPMRSPGRREIGHGALAERAILPVLPPKSEFPYVLRVVSEVISSNGSTSMGSVCGSTLALMDAGVPITKPVSGAAMGLIREGDEVRILTDIQGIEDFLGDMDFKVAGTDTGITALQMDMKITGLSMEIVAQAIRQALPARLHILEKMLATISEPRTELSPYAPRLLTMKIDPEMIGLVIGPGGKTIKGITEQTGSKIDIADDGTVTIAAIEAEKAERAKQIIYNMTRKLNEGEVYVGRVTRIIQIGAFVEVLPGKEGMIHISQLAEGRVGKVEDEVAVGDEVVVKVREIDNKGRLNLTRLGIHPDEAAAARKAAAVV; this is translated from the coding sequence ATGCAAGAGTTTGACAAGTCAATATCTTTTGACGGACGGGATATTAGGCTCAAGTTAGGGTTGTTAGCCCCCCAAGCAGGGGGAGCCGTCTTAATTCAGTCCGGCGATACGGCGGTTTTGGTGACAGCAACCAGGGCAAAAGGAAGAGAAGGCATAGATTTCCTGCCCTTAATCGTAGATTATGAAGAAAGACTCTATGCCGCAGGGCGTATTCCAGGAGGGTTTTTACGGCGAGAAGGCCGTCCCCCAGAAAGAGCCATTCTCATTAGTCGTCTGATTGATCGCCCCCTACGGCCTCTATTTCCCAACTGGTTACGGGATGATATTCAGATCATTGCGACAACTTTGTCCATGGATGAAGAAGTTCCCCCCGATGTTTTAGCGGTCACAGGAGCTTCTATTGCCGTAATTCAAGCCCAAATCCCTTTTTATGGGCCAATGGCAGCCGTAAGAGTGGGATTAGTAGGGGATGACTTTATTATTAACCCCACCTACCGAGAAGTGGAAAATGGGGATCTTGATCTCGTGGTGGCCGGCAGTCCTGACGGCGTAGTCATGGTAGAAGCCGGGGCCAACCAACTCCCCGAACAAGATGTCATTGAAGCCATTGACTTTGGTTATGAAGCCGTCAGGGATCTCATTAAAGCCCAACAGGAAGTAATGGAAGAGTTGGGTCTGGAATTAACCAAGGCCGAACCCCCAGCCATCAATGAAGTGTTAGAAGGGTTTATCCGCGATCGCACGGCTGACTCCATTAAAAAAGTCCTGGTACAATACGATTTCGACAAGGCTAAACGGGATGCAGCCCTGGATGAAATTAAAGATACAGCCATAACAAGCGCGATCGCTGAACTTCCCGAAGAAGATCCGGTTAAAGTAGCAGCCACAGAAGAACCGAAAGCGGTTGGCAACCTCTACAAAGATCTCACCAAAAAATTAATGCGCTCTCAGATTATTAATGAAGGGGTTCGGGTGGATGGTCGTAAATTGGATGATGTACGTCCCATCTCCTGTCGTGTTGGCCTCTTACCTCCACGGGTACATGGTAGCGGACTCTTTAACCGAGGACTGACTCAAGTGCTATCCTTGGCGACTTTAGGAACCCCAGGGGATGCCCAAGATTTAGGAGATGACCTCCATCCCGAAGATGAAAAACGCTATCTCCATCATTATAATTTCCCTCCCTTCTCCGTTGGGGAAACCAAGCCCATGCGTTCTCCAGGACGACGAGAAATTGGTCATGGTGCCTTAGCAGAAAGAGCTATTCTCCCTGTCTTACCCCCAAAAAGTGAGTTTCCCTATGTGCTGAGGGTTGTCTCAGAGGTTATATCGTCTAATGGTTCAACCTCTATGGGATCGGTTTGCGGTTCAACCCTCGCTTTAATGGATGCTGGAGTTCCCATTACTAAGCCTGTTAGTGGGGCAGCGATGGGGCTGATTCGAGAAGGAGATGAGGTGCGTATCCTCACCGATATTCAAGGTATTGAAGACTTTTTAGGGGATATGGACTTTAAAGTCGCTGGCACCGATACCGGAATCACGGCCTTACAGATGGATATGAAAATTACGGGACTCTCTATGGAAATAGTAGCCCAAGCCATTAGACAAGCCCTTCCCGCCCGTTTACATATTCTCGAAAAAATGCTGGCCACGATCAGCGAACCCCGTACTGAACTGTCGCCCTATGCGCCCCGTCTGTTGACCATGAAGATCGATCCAGAAATGATTGGTCTTGTCATTGGCCCTGGGGGTAAAACCATTAAGGGAATTACAGAGCAAACTGGCTCTAAAATCGATATTGCTGATGATGGAACGGTGACGATCGCTGCTATTGAAGCGGAAAAAGCTGAAAGAGCTAAACAAATTATCTACAACATGACCCGGAAACTCAATGAAGGTGAGGTTTACGTGGGCCGTGTTACCCGCATTATCCAAATTGGAGCTTTTGTGGAGGTGTTGCCTGGCAAAGAGGGCATGATCCACATTTCCCAATTAGCCGAGGGCCGTGTGGGTAAAGTAGAGGATGAGGTAGCCGTAGGGGATGAAGTGGTGGTCAAAGTGCGCGAAATTGATAACAAAGGCCGTCTCAATTTGACCCGTTTGGGTATTCATCCTGATGAAGCAGCAGCAGCGCGTAAAGCGGCGGCTGTGGTTTAA
- a CDS encoding homocysteine biosynthesis protein yields the protein MRTIPEINEKIRQQKAIVWTVEELKIRVQEIGVSQAFQEVDVICTGTFEPMESSGAMINLGHTDPPIKIRQCWLDGVPAYAGFGAVDLYIGATAMVDYQAVGEITESDNRQGNVNIERGGGHVIEDLIAGKPVTLKAIGQVTDCYPRASFDTSITRKTINQFYLYNPRNLYQNFIVGVNGGERPLYTYLGPLQPDLGNAVYSNPGAIAPLFNDPDLELIGIGSRIFLGGGIGYIAWEGTQHFPLQKRLANRTPIGPAATLALIGDAKTMSSQWVRGCYFNHYGPSLMLGVGIPFPVLDPKVIEHCAIGDQEIVAPVVDFSIPRRVRPTFGLVSYAQLKTGRMTIEGQSVRVAPLASLALSRKVAQELKTWIENGQFTLTEPVASLPKDRAFMAQDLWGSQMTLE from the coding sequence ATGCGTACCATCCCAGAAATTAACGAAAAAATTCGTCAGCAAAAAGCCATTGTTTGGACAGTAGAAGAACTTAAAATCAGGGTTCAAGAAATTGGAGTTTCCCAAGCGTTTCAAGAAGTGGATGTCATCTGCACCGGAACCTTTGAACCGATGGAGTCATCAGGGGCCATGATTAACCTAGGCCATACTGACCCCCCCATCAAAATTCGTCAATGTTGGTTAGATGGGGTTCCCGCTTATGCGGGCTTTGGGGCAGTAGATTTATATATTGGAGCCACGGCCATGGTAGACTATCAGGCCGTTGGTGAGATAACCGAAAGTGATAACCGTCAGGGAAATGTCAATATAGAACGGGGTGGGGGTCATGTGATTGAGGATTTAATTGCAGGAAAACCCGTTACTCTCAAAGCCATTGGCCAAGTGACAGACTGCTATCCTAGAGCGTCTTTTGACACAAGTATTACCCGTAAAACCATTAATCAATTTTATTTATATAATCCTCGTAATCTTTATCAGAACTTTATTGTGGGGGTTAATGGTGGCGAGCGTCCCCTTTATACCTATCTCGGCCCTCTACAACCAGATTTAGGTAATGCGGTATATTCTAATCCAGGGGCGATCGCTCCGTTATTTAATGATCCTGATTTAGAATTAATTGGGATCGGGAGCCGCATTTTTTTGGGGGGTGGCATAGGTTATATTGCTTGGGAAGGGACTCAACATTTTCCTTTACAAAAACGTCTTGCTAACCGGACTCCTATTGGCCCTGCGGCAACTTTGGCCTTAATTGGAGATGCGAAAACTATGTCTTCTCAATGGGTAAGGGGTTGTTATTTTAATCATTATGGCCCCTCTTTAATGTTAGGGGTGGGAATTCCTTTTCCAGTTTTAGATCCGAAAGTAATTGAACATTGTGCTATTGGTGATCAAGAAATTGTGGCCCCGGTGGTGGATTTTTCGATTCCCCGTCGGGTACGACCTACTTTTGGATTAGTGAGTTATGCTCAATTAAAAACGGGTCGTATGACCATAGAGGGCCAAAGTGTCCGAGTTGCACCTTTAGCTAGTTTAGCCCTTTCTCGAAAGGTGGCCCAAGAACTAAAAACTTGGATAGAAAACGGACAATTTACCTTAACTGAACCCGTTGCATCTTTACCGAAAGATAGGGCATTTATGGCCCAAGATTTATGGGGATCTCAAATGACCCTTGAATAA
- a CDS encoding MlaE family lipid ABC transporter permease subunit, producing MTNSSHSRRGLGIWFERLLAAILLGGQVFFHLLKTRIHPRNTLEQMSIVGPESLTIALVTSGFVGMVFTIQVAREFIHFGAASTVGGVLALALTRELAPVLTAVVVAGRVGSAFAAEIGTMRVTEQIDALYMLKTDPIDYLVVPRVLACCVMLPILNILSLLTGMAGGLLISDGLYDISPQVFLTSAQNFLELWDLVTSIIKSIAFGGLIAVIGCSWGLTTTGGAKGVGQSTTTAVVTSLLAVFVVNFFLSWLMFQGTGTASL from the coding sequence ATGACAAATTCTAGCCATTCCCGACGAGGTCTTGGTATCTGGTTTGAGCGATTATTGGCGGCAATTCTTTTAGGTGGCCAGGTATTTTTTCATCTGCTTAAAACCAGGATACATCCACGCAATACCCTAGAACAAATGAGTATTGTGGGGCCAGAATCTTTAACCATTGCCTTAGTGACATCGGGATTTGTCGGTATGGTGTTTACCATTCAAGTGGCCAGGGAATTTATCCATTTTGGGGCAGCTTCTACCGTGGGAGGGGTGTTAGCTTTGGCATTAACCAGGGAATTAGCACCAGTTTTAACGGCGGTGGTGGTGGCCGGAAGGGTAGGTTCGGCCTTTGCGGCGGAAATTGGGACGATGCGGGTGACAGAACAAATTGACGCGCTTTATATGCTGAAAACTGACCCAATTGATTATTTAGTGGTTCCTCGTGTTCTCGCTTGTTGTGTTATGTTACCTATTTTAAATATTCTTTCTTTGCTCACGGGAATGGCCGGGGGACTATTAATTTCTGACGGATTATATGATATTTCTCCACAAGTTTTCTTAACGTCAGCCCAAAACTTTCTTGAGCTTTGGGATTTGGTAACATCTATTATTAAATCGATTGCTTTTGGTGGCTTAATTGCGGTGATTGGTTGCAGTTGGGGACTCACAACCACCGGAGGAGCAAAAGGTGTGGGCCAGTCTACAACAACGGCAGTTGTGACTTCTTTATTAGCCGTCTTTGTGGTCAATTTCTTTTTATCTTGGTTGATGTTTCAAGGGACAGGAACAGCTTCTCTTTAA
- a CDS encoding DUF433 domain-containing protein, with product MTLFVAPPAAGDSIEEILEEYPSLSTREDIYACLQFATKLMANHYEIRKVA from the coding sequence TTGACCCTATTTGTCGCCCCCCCAGCAGCAGGAGATTCCATTGAAGAAATCCTAGAAGAATATCCTTCCCTCTCAACAAGAGAAGATATTTATGCCTGTCTCCAATTTGCTACAAAATTAATGGCAAATCATTATGAAATCCGAAAAGTCGCATGA
- a CDS encoding methyl-accepting chemotaxis protein — MASGTDYAKLYNEAYVAYGQGNYEEAATLMEPMAEAFPEDPDVLLLRGHIYFSLGKYDTACQQYQSVLQRTERKDLLECANQGLTQAEQLLDQSGGSDLTQTATENRTNEGAALFNPEEKELALEDTNGHEWPNNEGQTDWGNDFDLDGLDWDSAVFNEDDLGEPTIGQEASQGRKSADNGGETTFEMAVDPFSTLSEINPFPHQPNPTSPTDQAWPELDEDDLPDFSFSDDEDLKTEANTGSDDDHTFLVSSGLDQPVLGKQSPLSHGQPSSSYNNDGPKAGQDWSSYPSQDEPTIQATPMMASSQLREQNPVFDDFGGFEDDQLEDLSNFDFTEATAELPDSDLFTEATRDLSSDLGLKTGDLLGEQTTGTVNWVKPDEMAATSLSTGSAKLIKPLVEGSSGYLGWFVNGSLKYKPWIAAGTTGVVSFLGILLVSGLAWLATPKPKTGEVVFPPQSSEQSAKPGKPSTPAKTNPTNPQGSPEPEPLSMPKKSKSGSPGLLLALVGGLTGFGTTLFFGLISTNQLKRTIDDLQAQFDAMYAGDYNVKATVISQDELGQLSTSFNQLARVILTTTSEAQQRATETEQAREDLQRQVIRLLDDVEGAARGDLTVEAEVTADVLGAVADAFNLTIHNLREIVAQVKRTAKQVNQSSTDSELFARNNSSDALRMAEELAVTLNSVQVMTESIQRVAENAREAEEVAHTSSVTALKGGEAVERTVAGILQIRETVSETTRKVKRLAEASQEISKIVALISQIASRTNLLALNASIQAARAGEAGRGFAIVADEVRQLADRSAKSLKEIEQIVLQIQSETGSVMTAMEEGIQQVIDVTDKSEQAKRSLEDIIEVSNHINTLVRSITGDTIQQRENSKAVGQVMQSVELTAQETSQESQRVAGSLQNLVGISRDLLASVERFRIEPAEK; from the coding sequence ATGGCATCAGGGACAGACTACGCAAAATTATATAATGAAGCTTATGTGGCTTATGGACAGGGAAACTATGAAGAAGCGGCGACCTTAATGGAGCCAATGGCAGAAGCCTTTCCTGAAGATCCCGATGTCCTTTTACTACGGGGTCACATTTATTTTAGTCTCGGTAAATATGACACCGCCTGTCAACAATATCAATCTGTTCTCCAACGAACAGAACGTAAAGATTTACTGGAATGTGCCAACCAAGGACTAACACAAGCCGAACAATTATTAGACCAATCAGGTGGCTCTGACTTGACTCAGACAGCCACGGAAAACAGAACGAATGAAGGGGCCGCCCTATTTAACCCAGAGGAAAAAGAGCTTGCCCTTGAGGATACGAATGGCCATGAATGGCCAAACAACGAAGGCCAAACAGACTGGGGCAATGATTTTGATCTCGATGGACTGGACTGGGATAGTGCCGTCTTTAATGAGGATGATTTAGGAGAACCCACCATTGGGCAAGAAGCATCTCAGGGCCGTAAGTCGGCTGATAATGGGGGAGAAACGACCTTTGAGATGGCGGTAGACCCATTTTCGACCCTAAGCGAGATCAATCCTTTTCCCCATCAACCTAACCCCACTTCGCCAACGGATCAAGCTTGGCCCGAACTTGACGAAGATGATCTCCCAGATTTTTCCTTTTCCGATGACGAAGACCTCAAAACTGAGGCCAATACTGGCTCTGATGATGACCACACTTTTCTGGTATCCTCTGGGTTAGATCAACCAGTTTTGGGTAAGCAATCCCCTTTGAGCCATGGGCAACCCTCGTCATCCTATAACAATGATGGCCCAAAAGCTGGCCAAGATTGGTCAAGTTATCCCTCACAAGATGAACCCACCATTCAAGCAACGCCGATGATGGCATCGAGTCAACTCCGAGAACAAAACCCTGTGTTCGATGATTTTGGGGGTTTTGAGGATGATCAGTTAGAGGATTTGTCTAATTTTGATTTTACTGAGGCCACTGCTGAATTACCAGACTCTGACCTGTTCACTGAGGCCACTAGAGATCTGAGTAGCGATCTGGGATTGAAAACGGGAGATCTCTTAGGGGAACAAACCACAGGCACGGTTAATTGGGTGAAACCTGATGAGATGGCTGCCACCTCTCTTTCGACTGGCTCCGCTAAGCTCATCAAACCCTTGGTAGAAGGCTCATCAGGCTATTTAGGCTGGTTCGTCAATGGCTCCCTCAAATATAAACCTTGGATCGCGGCCGGTACCACGGGTGTCGTCTCGTTTTTAGGGATTTTACTGGTCAGTGGTTTGGCTTGGCTGGCCACTCCTAAACCAAAAACCGGAGAGGTTGTCTTTCCTCCTCAGTCTTCTGAACAATCGGCTAAACCAGGAAAACCTTCTACTCCTGCCAAAACTAACCCAACCAATCCTCAAGGTTCCCCAGAACCGGAACCGCTCTCAATGCCGAAAAAGTCTAAATCCGGTAGTCCTGGGTTATTATTAGCGTTAGTGGGTGGTTTGACTGGATTTGGAACTACTCTCTTTTTTGGCTTAATCAGTACCAATCAACTCAAGCGCACGATTGATGATTTACAAGCTCAGTTTGATGCCATGTATGCGGGGGATTACAATGTTAAGGCGACGGTGATTTCCCAAGATGAATTAGGACAGTTATCTACCAGTTTTAACCAACTAGCTCGTGTTATTTTAACTACTACCAGTGAGGCCCAACAACGGGCGACGGAAACGGAACAGGCCAGGGAAGATCTCCAACGGCAAGTAATTCGTCTCCTGGATGATGTAGAAGGGGCTGCTAGAGGGGATTTAACCGTAGAAGCGGAGGTGACAGCAGACGTATTAGGAGCAGTGGCTGATGCCTTTAACCTCACTATTCATAATCTCCGAGAAATTGTGGCCCAGGTAAAACGTACGGCGAAACAGGTTAACCAAAGTTCGACGGATAGTGAATTATTCGCCCGCAATAATTCGAGTGATGCCCTACGCATGGCTGAAGAATTGGCCGTCACCCTTAACTCAGTTCAGGTGATGACGGAATCCATTCAACGGGTGGCAGAAAATGCCCGTGAAGCGGAAGAAGTGGCTCATACCTCCTCAGTAACGGCTCTTAAAGGGGGTGAAGCAGTTGAACGCACGGTGGCGGGTATTCTACAAATTCGAGAAACGGTATCGGAAACCACCCGTAAGGTAAAACGGTTAGCGGAAGCATCTCAGGAAATTTCTAAAATTGTGGCTTTGATCTCTCAAATTGCCTCACGCACCAATTTACTCGCTCTTAATGCTTCGATCCAAGCAGCAAGAGCAGGAGAAGCGGGACGGGGCTTTGCGATCGTTGCGGATGAAGTACGTCAGTTAGCGGATCGTTCCGCGAAATCTTTGAAGGAAATTGAACAAATTGTACTACAAATTCAAAGTGAGACGGGTTCGGTAATGACTGCCATGGAAGAAGGAATTCAGCAGGTAATTGACGTAACGGATAAATCAGAACAGGCAAAACGCTCTCTTGAAGATATTATCGAAGTCTCTAACCATATTAATACTCTCGTTCGTTCGATTACAGGAGATACTATTCAACAACGGGAAAATTCTAAAGCGGTGGGCCAGGTTATGCAGTCGGTGGAATTAACTGCCCAAGAAACCTCCCAAGAATCTCAAAGGGTGGCGGGGTCATTACAAAATCTGGTGGGAATTTCCCGTGATTTATTGGCCTCTGTGGAGAGATTTCGCATTGAACCGGCAGAAAAATAA
- a CDS encoding chemotaxis protein CheW: MVGNPEFVTGNGQDISPEIQALQTPEGELHLRFHLPSQEEFALPAVAIREVMQQTPDRITPIPNASPLLLGTLNLRGQVIWVADLGQFLGNPTPLRTDRPEIPVIAVEEQETILGLAIDQLGDMEWLNGEQLQPPTNVADHIAPYVQGEWVFNEDRKQILRLLDHVAILRSARWAA, encoded by the coding sequence ATGGTTGGGAATCCAGAATTTGTGACAGGAAACGGTCAAGATATCTCCCCAGAGATTCAGGCCTTGCAAACCCCTGAAGGAGAATTGCATTTACGCTTTCATCTTCCCTCTCAGGAAGAATTTGCTCTACCGGCCGTTGCCATTCGGGAGGTAATGCAACAAACCCCTGATCGCATTACCCCCATTCCCAATGCGTCCCCCTTGCTATTAGGCACCCTTAACTTAAGAGGTCAAGTGATTTGGGTGGCGGATCTGGGACAATTTCTTGGCAATCCTACCCCATTAAGAACCGATCGCCCAGAAATTCCCGTGATTGCCGTGGAGGAACAAGAAACCATTTTAGGCTTAGCTATCGATCAATTAGGGGATATGGAATGGCTCAATGGTGAACAGTTACAACCCCCAACCAATGTGGCGGATCATATTGCGCCCTATGTCCAAGGGGAGTGGGTATTCAATGAAGATAGGAAACAAATTTTAAGGCTGTTAGACCATGTAGCAATTTTACGTTCAGCCCGATGGGCAGCTTAA
- a CDS encoding response regulator transcription factor, giving the protein MRAVLLVEDSPVQQEMISGILKKNGWNVVVVGDGVEALESIQQSSPDLVVLDIVMPKMNGYEVCRRIKSDPKTQNVPVVMCSSKGEEFDRYWGMKQGADAYIAKPFEDIELIGTIQQLLRQ; this is encoded by the coding sequence ATGAGAGCAGTTTTACTGGTAGAAGACAGCCCAGTGCAGCAAGAAATGATTTCCGGCATCCTCAAAAAGAATGGATGGAATGTCGTTGTGGTGGGGGATGGGGTAGAAGCCTTGGAAAGTATTCAACAATCGAGTCCCGATCTCGTTGTCTTAGATATTGTCATGCCCAAAATGAATGGCTATGAAGTCTGTCGTCGGATCAAATCTGATCCCAAAACCCAAAATGTTCCCGTGGTGATGTGTTCTTCCAAAGGGGAAGAATTTGATCGCTATTGGGGCATGAAACAGGGAGCAGATGCTTATATTGCCAAGCCCTTTGAAGATATTGAACTCATTGGGACGATTCAACAACTCCTACGTCAATAA